GATGGCGCCACGCTCAACCTGATCGACAGCAGCGTGTCGAACAACACGGCCGGCTGGTCGGGCGGTGGCATCTACGCGTTCTTCAACAGCACCACCACGATCGTGCGCAGCACCATCAGCGGCAACCTATCGAGCGATGTCGGTGGCGGCATCCGCTCGCTAGGCACCATGACCATCAGCAACAGCACGATCAGCGGCAACAGCGCGACCGGCTGGCATGGCGGGGCGATCTTCCATACCGACGGCGCGATGGAGATTAGCAGCTCGACGATCGCCAATAACATTGGCCCAGACTTCGCACCATCGGCGATCTTTATTGGCTCGTTCAACGCTACGGTGCCGAGCCTGAAGCTGACCAATACGCTGATCACCGGCAATCACACGTTTGCCTGCGAGCAGCATGCGGCCGGCACGGTTAGCCTGGTTTCGGGCGGCCACAACCTGGTGCAAGACGACACCTGCAGCCCGGTTGCGAGCGACCTGATTGTGGGCAATGCCACGATCGGCCCGCTGGCCAGCAACGGCGGCCCGACGCCGACCCACGCGCTGCTGGCCGGCAGCCCGGCGATCGACGCGGCCGACGACGCGCTATCGCCAGCGACCGACCAGCGCGGTGTGGCGCGGCCGCAGGGCGCGCACGCCGACATCGGCGCATACGAGGCGCCGTAGCCTGCGCCTGGCCCCATTGTACCCGAAGGGGCGCCGAGAACCGCAGTGCATTGCGGCTCTCGGCGCCCCACCACCCGCACCGCCACCGTGCTGCCATAGGCAGAATTTGCCCATCATGTGGCTGCGGCGCACGCCCGGTGCTATACACGGCCGCAGCGAAAAGAAGATGCCCTATGAACACACATGCACCTGCGATCTGGATTGGCGACAGCAGCTATCGCTCGGCTGACGATGCCGTGCAAGGCGGCTACGTCGCGCTGCATGGCGAGCAGTATTACCGGATCACGCACTACGACCAGCTGGCGCCGTTCTTTATGACGATCGTCAGCAGCGCGGATCACTGGCTGTTTCTCGCCAGCACCGGCGGGATCACCGCCGGCCGCGTGAACGCCGAGTCGGCGCTGTTTCCATACTATACGGTCGACAAGATCACCGAGAATAGCGAACACACCGGCAGCAAGGCGATCGTGCTGGCCACGCGCGGCGGGCGCACCGCCCTGTGGGAGCCGTTCTCCGAGCGCTATGCCGGTATATACCGGCTCGAGCGGCACCTGTATAAAAACCTGTACGGCAACAAGCTGCTGTTCGAGGAGCTTAACCACGACCTGGGGCTGGCCTACAGCTACGCCTGGCACATGGGCGATCGCTTCGGCTTCATCAAGACGGCCTGGCTACGCAATACTGCTGCGGCGCCATGCACGCTCGAGGTTCTCGATGGCCTGCAGAATCTGCTGCCGTATGGCGCTACCAACGCACTGCAGGGCGCATTCAGCAACCTGCTCGACGCCTACAAGCGCAGCGAGCTTGAGCCGCAGACCGGGCTGGCGATCTTCACACTCAACGCGACGCTGACCGACCTGGCCGAGCCGAGCGAGTCGCTTAAGGCGACGACTGTCTGGCAGGTGGGCCTTGCCCAAGCCGACTACCTGCTCTGCTCAGAGCAGCTGGATGCCTTCAGGCATGGCCGGCCGATCTGCCAGGAGACGGAGATTCGTGGCCGGCGCGGCGCATATTTCGCCCACGCCAGGTTCGATCTGGCCGGCGGCCAGCAGCGCACGTGGCAGATCGTCGCCGATGTCAACCAGGATAGCGCCGGCATTGCCGCGCTGCTGCACGAGCTACAGGCCGGCCCGGCAGCGCTGGCCGCGCGGCTCAGGCACGATATCGATCAAGGCTCGGCCGACCTGATGCGGATCGTTGCGTGCGCCGATGGGCTTCAGCTGACCGGCGACACCCTGAGCGCGGCCCGCCACCGCTCGAATGTGCTGTTCAACGTCATGCGCGGCGGCGTGTTCGCCAACAACTACCAGGTCGATACCGCCGACCTGCGCGCGTTTATGGCCGCCCGGAATCGGGCCATCCTGCATGAGCAGCCGGCGTTTTTTGCCGAGCTGCCCGCGACGATCGGCATGCACCCGCTGCACGCCCGCGCCGCAGCCACCGGCTCGAGCGACCTGGCGCGGCTGTGCTACGAATACCTGCCGCTGACCTTCAGCCGGCGGCATGGCGACCCGAGCCGGCCCTGGAACAAATTTGCGATCAACACCAAGAACCCTGATGGCACGCGCAAGCTGGATTACGAAGGCAATTGGCGCGATATTTTTCAGAACTGGGAGGCGCTGGCCTATGCCTACCCCGAGTTCGTCGAGGGCATGATCTGTACTTTCCTCAACGCCACCACCGCCGATGGCTACAACCCCTACCGTGTGACGCGTAGTGGGGTGGAGTGGGAGGTGCCCGAGCCAGGCAACCCCTGGTCGAACATCGGCTACTGGAGCGATCACCAGGTGGTTTATTTGGCCAAGCTGATCGAAATCTCGGCGAAGTTTCACCCCGGCCGGCTGGGCGAATTGCTCGATCAGCGCATCTTCAGCCATGCGAATGTGCCCTACCGGATCAAAGACTACGCCGCACTGCTCGATGATTGGTACGCGACGATCGAGTTCGACTGGACGCTGGAGCAGCGCATCGCCGAACGTGTTGCCCAGCGTGGCGCCGACGGCAAACTGCTGCTGGATGCCGAGGGGCGGGTGGTGCATGCCACGCTGGCCGAGAAGCTACTGATCTTGCTGCTGGCCAAGCTGGTGAACCTGGTGCCCGAAGGCGGCATCTGGATGAATACGCAGCGGCCCGAATGGAACGACGCCAACAACGCGCTGGTCGGCAAGGGCCTGTCGGTGGTGACGGTCGCATATCTGCGGCGCTATATTGTGCTCTGTAGGCACCTATTTGCCTCCAGCGCCGCGCCCGGCCTCGTGGTGTCGGTCGAGCTTGGCGAGCTGTTTCACGCGGTCGGCGCCAGCCTGGCCGAACACCAGCCGGCGCTCGAGGCAACCTTCAGCGACGCGCGGCGCCGCGCAGCGATGGACGCGCTGGGCCAGGCTGGCAGCGCCTATCGCACCCACTACTACCAGCATGGCCGCTCGGGCGCGGAAACGCGCTTGAGCCTGCCCGAGGTGCTGGCGCTGCTCGACCTGGCCCAGCACTACGCCGAGCACACGCTGCACGCCAATCGGCGCGACGACGGCCTCTACCACACCTACAATGTGCTGCGGCTTGGCAAGGGCAGCGCCGCGATCGACCGGCTCGATATCATGCTTGAAGGGCAGGTCGCGATCCTCTCGGCCGGCCTGCTCACCAGCGAGCAGGCGCTTGTGCTGTTGCACAGCCTGCGGCAGAGCCGGCTGTATCGCGCCGATCAGCAGAGCTACCTGCTCTACCCCGACCGCGATCTACCGGGCTTTCTCCACAAGAACTGCCTCACCCACGACCAGGTGCGTGGCTCGGCGCTGGTGGCCGCGCTGGTTGAACAGGGTGATCGCAGCCTGATCGTGCGCGATCTCAATGGCGTCTACCACTTCAACGGCAGCTTCCGCAACGCCAACGATGCCCGCCAGGCGCTGGCACGGCTCCAGCTCGAAGAACACTACGCAATGCTGGTCGCAGCCGAGGCAGAGCACATCCTGGGATTGTTCGAGCAGGTCTTCCAGCACAGCGCGTTCACTGGCCGCTCGGGCACATTCTTTGCCTACGAGGGGCTAGGCAGCGTCTACTGGCATATGGTGGCGAAGCTGCTGCTGGCGGTGCAGGAAACCACGCTGCGCGCAGAGGCATCCGGCGCAGCACCGGCTAGCATCCAGGCGCTGACTCAGGCCTACTACGATATCCGCCAGGGGCTTGGCTTCAACAAGTCGCCCGCCAGCTATGGTGCGTTCCCAACCGACCCCTACTCGCATACGCCGGCCGGCCAGGGCGCCAAGCAGCCCGGCATGACCGGCCAGGTCAAGGAGGAGATCCTGACTCGGCTTGGCGAGCTGGGGATCGTCGTCGAGGGCGGCGCGCTCACGTTCAAGCCGGTGCTCCTACGCGCGCAGGAATGGACGACTGAACCGGCCAGGTTTGAGTCGATCGACATCGCCGGGGTGCAGCAGACGATCGCGTTACCGGCCGGCGCGCTGGCCTACAGTTTCTGCCAGGTTCCAATCGTATATATCTCGGCCGGCGCGCCGCAGATCACGATCAGCTATGCCGATGGTCGAGCGGCGGTTGTGGCCGGCCACAGCCTGAGCGCCGACCTGAGCCAGCACATCTTTCAGCGCGATGGGCAGATTGTGCAGCTGGTGGTGCAGATCGCGCCGTAGCGGTGCTACACGCCCCGCTCGGCCCAGGCCAGGTAGCGCTCGAGCGAGCCATTGAAATAGACATGCACAACCTGGTTGTGCGTCACGCGGCCGATCGCGTCCCACACCTCGTTGTCGTCGGGGCTATGCACCACCAGCATGGCCTGCTCGGGCGCAAACTCGTCTTCGCCCGGCGGAATCACAAAGCCGAGCCATTCTTCGGGGTAGCGCTGCTCGACCTCGGCGATCGGCTCGACGCGGCCCTGCTCGGCCATGCCGGTGTACGGGCAGCCGCAGGTGCAGTTCACCCCGCAGCTCGCGTGCGTGCCGCACTGCATGCTGGTGCCGCCGTGCTCGGCCGTGGTCAGGTTGATCATAACCGGCATAGTGTGTCCTATCGGCGAACGGCCGGCGGCAAGCAGTCGATCATCGCCGGCACGCCTCTCTGCTCAGATTAGATATGAATCGCCGCGCCGGTAGCCGCCGCGTGCTCGGCCTCGCCCAGCGCCTCGTACAGTGTCGGGTGGGCGTGGATGGTGCGCATGAGCGACTCGGCGGTTGCCTCGTGCGCGAGCGCCACGCCGCCCTCGGCGATCAGCTCGGTGGCGTGCGGGCCGATGATATGCATGCCCAGCACTTCATCGTACTTGCTTTCGGACACCAGTTTGATAAAGCCGTTGCGCTGGCCCAGGATGCTGGCCTTACCATTGGCCGAGAACGGGAATTTGCCGATCTTCACGTCGTAGCCCTGCTCGCGCGCCTGCGCCTCGGTCAGGCCGACGCTGGCGATCTCGGGGTTGCTGTAGGTACAGCCCGGCACCTTGCGGTAGTCGAGCGGCGGCGCGTCGTGGCCGGCGATCAGCTCGGCTGCCAGAATGCCCTCGGCCGAGGCTTTGTGCGCCAGCCAGGGCGTTGTGATCGCCACGTCGCCGATCGCATAGATCCCCGGCACATTCGTGCGCAGATGCGCGTCGACCGTGATGAAGCCGCGCGGGTCGAGCGCGACGCCGGCTGCCTCGAGGCCCAGGCCCTGGGTGTTCGGCGCGCGGCCGATGCCGAGCAGCAGCCGCTCGGCCGTAAGCTGCTGCGTTTTGCCGTCGGCATCGCTAAATGTGGCCGTCACCTGGCCGTCGCCCCTGTCGATCTTGGTCAGCCTGGCGCTGGTGAAGGCCTTGATCCCACGCTTATTGAACGCGCGCGCCAGCTCGGCGCTGACCTCTTCATCCTCGACCGGCACCAGCCGCGGCAGCGCCTCGATGATCGTCACCTCGGCGCCGAACGCGCGAAATGCCGAGGCAAACTCAACCCCGATCGCGCCTGCGCCGACGATGATGATCGAGCGGGGCACGGCCGGCAATGCCAGCGCGCCAGTCGACGAGATGATCCGATCCTCGTCGAACACGCCGCCAACCTGCGGCAGCGCGCGCGGCTGCGAGCCGGTGGCGACGATGATGTTCTTGGCGCTGAGCTGGATCTCGCTGCCGCCCGCGCCGGCCACCACGACGGTGTTGGGGCCGGCCAGCCGCGCGGCGCCGTTATGCTGGTCGATCTTGTTCTTCTTCATCAAGAAGCCCACGCCGCCGGTCATCTGCTTGACGACCTTATCTTTATACTTTTGCACGCCGGCCCAATCGACCTCGGCCTGCGGAATGATTATGCCGAACTGCTTGCTGTCGCGCGCCTGCTCGAGCAGGTCGGCGCTGTGCAGGATCGCCTTGGTGGGAATACAGCCAATATTCAGGCACACGCCACCCCAGTACTCGCGCTCGACAATCGCGGCCTTTAGCCCAAGCTGGGCGCTGCGAATCGCGGCCACGTAGCCGCCCGGCCCGGCGCCAATTACCACAACGTCATACTGCGTGTCGCTCACGGATGTTGCCTTTCTTGTGTGGGACAAACTGGCCATATTGTACCACATTGGGTTGGGGCTACGTGCCCCGTGCCCCGCTGCGCGGGCTGCGTGCCCCCGTGCCCCGTGCCCCACACGCACGCGGGGGCTGCGCGCCCCCGTGCCCTGCGGCAGGGGCCGCCGCCGGCCCCTGCACCCCGCCGCCGGGGTTGCACCCCGGACCCCCTATTTTGCCGTCTCGCTTTTGCATCGTTCTGCGCACATGCCCCAGGGCAACCCGAGCGATCGTTAGCACACGCATGCGTGCTTCGGTACGCACCACCTGATTCGCTTGGACAAGGCATAAATCGATGGTGCTCGGGCTGGGATGGCCTCGCTTGCCGGAGGGGTTTTAGGGGAACCGGCTCGGTTCCCCTAATCGGGGGCACGGGGGCGACGCGCCCCGAAAAGCTGTAGTCGGGGGCACGGGGGCGACGCGCCCCGAAAAGCTGTAGTCGGGGGCACGGGGGCGACGCGCCCCGAAAAGCTGTAGTCGGGGGCACGGGGGCGACGCGCCCCGAAAAGCTGTAGTCGGGGGCACGGGGGCGACGCGCCCCGAAAAGCTGTAGTCGGGGCACGGGGGCGACGCGCCCCGAAAAGCTGTAGTCGGGGGCACGGGGGCGACGCGCCCCGAAAAGCTGTAGTCGGGGGCACGGGGGCGACGCGCCCCACAAGTTGACACCAACCGTATTCTTGGGTAAAGTCAGCCACACAATCGAGCAAGCAGAAACGAAGCCTACCATGTGTATCGCCATCCCAATCATCCTGCTGGCCGCGCTGGTCGCCGGCGCCTACCTGCTCACGCCGCTGCGCGAGCAGCTGAGCATCCGCGATCTGGCCGGCGACGATCAGTTCGTGCGCGTGGGCGAGTACGATATTCATTATCAGGACGACGGCCCGCGCGCGGCGCCGGCTGTGGTGCTGGCCCATGGCTTTGGCGCATGGTCGTTCACCTGGCGCGCGCAGCGCAGCGCCTTGCTGGCGGCCGGCTACCGCGTGATTACCACCGACCAGATCGGCTATGGCGCCTCGGCACGGCCGGCCGCACCAGTGTATACCACCCGCACGCAGGCCGAATTGATCCTCGGCGCGCTCGACGCGCTGGGCCTGCACGCCGCGCACTTCGTCGGGCACTCCTTTGGCGGGCGCGTGGCCATGCAGATCGCGATCATCGCGCCTGAGCGTGTCCACTCGCTCGTCGTGCTCGCACCCGAGGCCTTCGCCACCGCGCGCCCACCGATCGCCCGGCTGGTCGATTTGCCGCTGCTGGGCTATGTGCTCGCATTCTACTCGACCGCGCCGCGGCTGGTGCGCGCGGGGCTGAAGTATGTGTCGAAGCAATACGCCTGGCTGACCGACGCGGCCGTGGCGGGGTATGCCGCGCCGACGTATGTGCGCGGCAGCGTGCTGGCGCAGGTGTGGCAGGCGCGCGCGCCGAAAGATGGCGCCCAGCCGGTGCCGCAGCATCTCGCGGCGATCGGCCAGCCTACTCTGGTGATCTGGGGCGCCGACGACCCGGTCTTTCCAGCGGGCGACGCCGAGCGGCTGGCGCGGCTGCTGCCGAACGCCCGGCTGCGCGTGCTGGCCGGCATCGGCCACCTGCCGCACGAAGAGGCCGAGCCGGCGGTTACGGCGGCCATGCTGGAGTTTCTGGCCGAGCAGGTGCGCATATAGCCATGCCTGCACACCCCCCCGGCACTGCCGCCCGGCAGAAGCGAATTTGGTATCATAGGAATCTCAGCTGGCCTTAACGTTTGGCGCGCGGTAGCGTGTTAGAATTTGCGCCTGCCGGGGCGTGTGCGCCGGCGGAACAAATGCGCGCATGGGTGCGTCTAAACCATTATGCACATCGGATTTCTACTCCCGGCAGCACTCTGGCTGCTGCTCTTGCTGCTGCCGCTGTGGGCCTTCGCCTGGGCGGTGCCGCGCCAGCGTGCCTCACGCGGGCTGCGGATCAACCTGGCCATCCGCAGCGCGCTGATTGTGATGCTGGTGCTGGCGCTGGCCGGTATGCGGATCGTGCGCGGTACCACCGATCTAACCACGGTGTTTCTGCTCGATCGCTCCGAATCGGTTGCGCCCGAGGCCCGCGCGCGCGCCGACGCGTTCGTGCGCGCCGCGCAGGCGGCGATGCGCCCAGGTGATCGCACCGCAGTGGTGGCCTTCGGCGCTAACGCGGTGGTCGAGCGTGCCCCGGCCGACCAGCCGGGCGCACCTGGCGCGGGCCTGGCCCCGCTCGCCACCGGCACGAATATTCAAGAGGCACTACAGCTCGGGCTGGCGCTGCTGCCGGCCGAGACCAACCAGCGGATCGTGCTACTCTCCGACGGCGGGCAGAATGCCGGCGACGCGCAGGTGGCCGCGCAGCTTGCGGCCGCGCGCGGCATCCCGCTCAGCTACGTCGACCTGGGCGCGCCTGCGGGCACAGCCGAGGCGCTTGTTGCCGATTTGCAGGCGCCGGCTGCGGTGCGCGCCGGCCAGACCTTCGAGCTGACTGCGGTGGTCGAAAGCTCGGTTGCGCAGCCGGCGCACCTGCGGATCGTGGGCGACGGCCAGCCGGTGGCCGAGCTCGACGTGGCGCTGCAGCCGGGCCTGAACCGCTTCCCGCTGCAGGTGCCTGCCGGCGGCGGCGGCTTCCAGCGCTACCGCGCCGAGATCACGCTCCAGCACGACGCGCGCGCCGAGAATAATGCCGCCGAGGCGCTGGTGCATGTGGCCGGCGCACCACGCGTGCTGCTGGTCGAAGGCCAGCCCGGCGCGGGCCAGAACCTCAAAGATGCGCTCGCGGCCGCGAGCGTGGCCGCCGACCTGGTGGCGCCGCCGGCGCTGCCGGCCGGGCTGGGCGGGCTAGGCGCCTACGATGCGGTGGCGCTGATCAATGTGCCGGCCCCAGCGCTGCCGCCCACTGCGCAGGCCGACCTGGCCGCCTACGTCCACGACCTGGGCAAGGGCCTGGTGATGATCGGCGGTGACCAGTCGTTCGGGGTTGGCGGCTACGCCCAGACGCCGATCGAGCAGGCGCTGCCGGTGTCGATGGACGTGCGTGCGATCGAGGCGCGCCCGAACCTGGCGATCGTCTACGTGCTCGACAAATCGAGCAGCATGCAGGCCTGCCACTGCCGCGGGCCGAGCCGTGAGAAAGACGGCTACTACGATCACAAAGGCCGCACCAAGCTCGAGATCGGCAAAGACGCAGTCGTGCGCTCGGTGGCGGTGCTCGACCCACGCGATGTCGTGGGCGTCGTGGCGTTCGACGGCAGCGTCCACTGGGCGTTCCAGCCCACCGCCGATGCCAAACCCGATGCCGTGCTGGGCGCAATCGCACCGCTGATGCCCAACGGCCACGAGACCAATGTGGGCATCGGGCTGCGCGCGGCCGAAGATGCGCTGAACCAGACCGACGCGCGGATCAAGCATGTGATCCTGATGACCGACGGCTGGTCGGATGGCGAGGACCCGATTGCAGTGGTCAGCGACATGCGCAGCAAGGGCATCACCGTATCGGTGGTGGCCGAGGGGCTCGGCTCAGCGCCGCACCTACAGCAGATGGCCGACGCGGGCGGCGGGCGCTATTTCGCGGTGCAGAATATGGAAGACGCGCTCCAGATCTTCGTGCAAGAGACCCGCCAGGTATCGCAGAAGTTCATCGTCGAGCATCCATTCACGCCGCAGTATGCCGTGCGCA
The sequence above is drawn from the Candidatus Kouleothrix ribensis genome and encodes:
- a CDS encoding alpha/beta fold hydrolase, with the translated sequence MCIAIPIILLAALVAGAYLLTPLREQLSIRDLAGDDQFVRVGEYDIHYQDDGPRAAPAVVLAHGFGAWSFTWRAQRSALLAAGYRVITTDQIGYGASARPAAPVYTTRTQAELILGALDALGLHAAHFVGHSFGGRVAMQIAIIAPERVHSLVVLAPEAFATARPPIARLVDLPLLGYVLAFYSTAPRLVRAGLKYVSKQYAWLTDAAVAGYAAPTYVRGSVLAQVWQARAPKDGAQPVPQHLAAIGQPTLVIWGADDPVFPAGDAERLARLLPNARLRVLAGIGHLPHEEAEPAVTAAMLEFLAEQVRI
- a CDS encoding VWA domain-containing protein; amino-acid sequence: MHIGFLLPAALWLLLLLLPLWAFAWAVPRQRASRGLRINLAIRSALIVMLVLALAGMRIVRGTTDLTTVFLLDRSESVAPEARARADAFVRAAQAAMRPGDRTAVVAFGANAVVERAPADQPGAPGAGLAPLATGTNIQEALQLGLALLPAETNQRIVLLSDGGQNAGDAQVAAQLAAARGIPLSYVDLGAPAGTAEALVADLQAPAAVRAGQTFELTAVVESSVAQPAHLRIVGDGQPVAELDVALQPGLNRFPLQVPAGGGGFQRYRAEITLQHDARAENNAAEALVHVAGAPRVLLVEGQPGAGQNLKDALAAASVAADLVAPPALPAGLGGLGAYDAVALINVPAPALPPTAQADLAAYVHDLGKGLVMIGGDQSFGVGGYAQTPIEQALPVSMDVRAIEARPNLAIVYVLDKSSSMQACHCRGPSREKDGYYDHKGRTKLEIGKDAVVRSVAVLDPRDVVGVVAFDGSVHWAFQPTADAKPDAVLGAIAPLMPNGHETNVGIGLRAAEDALNQTDARIKHVILMTDGWSDGEDPIAVVSDMRSKGITVSVVAEGLGSAPHLQQMADAGGGRYFAVQNMEDALQIFVQETRQVSQKFIVEHPFTPQYAVRTPILAGLDQGLPVLYGYNGTTPKQTAQVALADADGAPILAQWQYGLGRAVAWTSDTKGQWARDWIGWAEFPRFAAQLVGWALPSAAGGMLNVELQTAGAQTTIQVTVPITTTATREGLDMRATLLGPDGQHQELTLAEQAPGVYRAALATPPQGTYMLQLAGSLAGQLVAQDTAALVVPYSPEYRLGQSNPALLAALAKTTGGSAIDQPAQAFERADQGAGSAQEIAFPLLLAALALLPLDILVRRLVVLWRVRAA
- the lpdA gene encoding dihydrolipoyl dehydrogenase; the encoded protein is MSDTQYDVVVIGAGPGGYVAAIRSAQLGLKAAIVEREYWGGVCLNIGCIPTKAILHSADLLEQARDSKQFGIIIPQAEVDWAGVQKYKDKVVKQMTGGVGFLMKKNKIDQHNGAARLAGPNTVVVAGAGGSEIQLSAKNIIVATGSQPRALPQVGGVFDEDRIISSTGALALPAVPRSIIIVGAGAIGVEFASAFRAFGAEVTIIEALPRLVPVEDEEVSAELARAFNKRGIKAFTSARLTKIDRGDGQVTATFSDADGKTQQLTAERLLLGIGRAPNTQGLGLEAAGVALDPRGFITVDAHLRTNVPGIYAIGDVAITTPWLAHKASAEGILAAELIAGHDAPPLDYRKVPGCTYSNPEIASVGLTEAQAREQGYDVKIGKFPFSANGKASILGQRNGFIKLVSESKYDEVLGMHIIGPHATELIAEGGVALAHEATAESLMRTIHAHPTLYEALGEAEHAAATGAAIHI